A genomic stretch from Mastacembelus armatus chromosome 7, fMasArm1.2, whole genome shotgun sequence includes:
- the LOC113145207 gene encoding trace amine-associated receptor 13c-like, producing MVTQLQYKRPHSETMLVYIVLCSFSLLTVVLNVLVIISISHFRQLHTPTNLLLLSLAVSDFLVGLFVMPFQILLAEPCWFLGDLVCVLWYLLLVITLCSSVVNMVLISVDRYVAICDPLHYPTRITPNRVQICVVLCWIYSVFCSFLFLYDNLKQPGRYNSCYGECVININGVVDVVLFFIIPITAIIILYVRVFVVAVSQARAMRSHIAAVTLQRSVTVTVKKSEMKAARNLGVVVAVFLICYCPYYCVTLSGYNVTIGSSTNIFIIVMVYFNSCLNPIIYTFLYPWFRKSVKLIVTVEILQPNSCMINVL from the exons ATGGTGACCCAGCTACAG TACAAACGTCCTCACTCTGAGACAATGTTGGTTTACATTGTGCTGTGCTCCTTCTCTTTGCTGACTGTGGTTCTGAATgtgctggtcatcatctccatctcccacttcaG gcagctccacacccccaccaacctcctcctcctctctctggctgtctctgaCTTCCTCGTAGGTCTATTTGTGATGCCGTTTCAAATCCTCTTAGCCGAACCCTGTTGGTTCCTGGGTGACCTGGTCTGTGTTCTATGGTATTTGTTACTTGTTATCACTCTCTGTTCCTCAGTAGtaaacatggtgctcatatcagtcgaccgttatgtggctatctGTGACCCTCTGCACTACCCCACTAGAATCACTCCAAACAGAGTTCAGAtctgtgttgtcctgtgttGGATTTACtctgttttctgcagttttctgtttttatatgatAATCTGAAACAACCAGGCAGGTATAACTCCTGTTATGGAGAATGTGTGATTAACATAAATGgagttgttgatgttgttttattttttatcattccAATCACTGCCATCATCATTCTGTATGTGAGagtgtttgtggtggctgtgtctcaggctcgtgccatgcgctcccacattgcagctgtcacactgcagcgttcagtgactgtaactgtaaagaaatcagagatgaaagcagccaggaatcttggtgttgttgttgctgtgtttctcatCTGTTACTGTCCATATTATTGTGTCACTCTGTCTGGCTACAATGTCACAATTGGTTCCTCAACTAACATCTTCATAATTGTTATGGTatattttaactcctgtctaaaccctATAATTTACACCTTTTTAtatccctggtttagaaaatcagtTAAACTCATTGTTACCGTTGAAATCCTGCAGCCTAACTCTTGTATGATCAACGTGCTGTAG
- the LOC113145208 gene encoding trace amine-associated receptor 13c-like — MEEAELCFPHLLNVSCKKYKRPHSETMLVYIVLSISSLTVVLNVLVIISISHFRQLHTPTNLLLLSLAVSDFLVGLLVMPFQILLTEPCWFLGDLVCVLFNFLPFITLYASVVNMVLISVDRYVAICDPLHYPTRITLNRVQICVVLCWIYCVLYTFLLLYDNLIQPGRYNSCYGECVIYVIVAVDLVLSFIIPVSTIIILYVRVFVVAVSQARAMRSHIAAVTLQCSGTVTVKKSEMKAARNLGVVVAVFLMCYCPSYCFPLSGYDVTIGSSTTILMFFLLLFNSCLNPVIYAFLYPWFRKSVKLIVTLEILQPNSCMINVL, encoded by the exons atggaggaagcTGAGCTCTGTTTTCCACATCTCCTCAATGTGTCTTGCAAAAAGTACAAACGTCCTCACTCTGAGACAATGTTGGTTTACATTGTGCTGTCCATCTCTTCTCTGACTGTGGTTCTGAATgtgctggtcatcatctccatctcccacttcaG gcagctccacacccccaccaacctcctcctcctctctctggctgtctctgaCTTCCTCGTTGGTCTCCTTGTGATGCCGTTTCAAATCCTCCTAACAGAACCCTGTTGGTTCCTGGGTGACCTGGTCTGTgttctgtttaattttttaccttttatcacTCTCTATGCCTCAGTAGtaaacatggtgctcatatcagtcgaccgttatgtggctatctGTGACCCTCTGCACTACCCCACCAGAATCACTCTAAACAGAGTTCAGATCTGTGTTGTCCTGTGctggatttactgtgttttgtacACCTTTCTGCTTTTATATGATAACCTGATACAACCAGGCAGGTATAACTCCTGTTATGGAGAATGTGTGATCTATGTAATTGTAGCCGTTGACCTTGTGCTGAGCTTTATCATCCCAGTTAGTACCATCATCATTCTGTATGTGAGagtgtttgtggtggctgtgtctcaggctcgtgccatgcgctcccacattgcagctgtcacactgcagtgtTCAGGGACTGTAACTGTTAAGAAATcagagatgaaagcagccaggaatcttggtgttgttgttgctgtgtttctcatGTGTTACTGTCCATCTTATTGTTTCCCTCTCTCTGGCTATGATGTCACAATTGGTTCTTCAACTACAATccttatgttttttcttttattatttaactcctgtctaaaccctGTGATTTACGCCTTTTTgtatccctggtttagaaaatcagtTAAACTCATTGTTACCCTTGAAATCCTGCAGCCTAACTCCTGTATGATCAATGTGCTGTAG